Proteins from one Gemmatimonadaceae bacterium genomic window:
- a CDS encoding M56 family metallopeptidase: MLIAWMLYALAVSAIVAGAAIALDQIAEVWRARRRSIWLAALIASAALPTYVLLFPRTAPHAAPVRVTARGGIQRQAFTFDDHAAPTVTPWTTKLRRAADATVKSPTLNRYAAAAWLMLTLCLVGGFGAGALKLRRLRAGWRAVRLDGRDVLISDDVGPAVVGMARPRVVLPSWALTLDDDARELMLDHEAEHLRSGDPATLCMAALIAAALPWNPFVWWIVRRLRLALEIDCDARVLARHARPREYGLLLLTVGARTNGALQFTASLAEPRLFLERRIIAMTTNRHARPVVASLPFIGIVVLAAAAAAQTPRPAAPARVAQTVSAASATPATPAAATPATGALPASTSSPVVARVAPMSQAMPAIAATAPSLALESRTVTPAMPVVVASAESPITQPAQPIAPAAAAIRHTVWEIPVDTLREWIRVHHPSVLTGDPSINYIYIVVDLHDRFIASLADSVFGPTPIVSAPTTARVQTARGDTVIVRRPFEVSPPNGNEKPIYIIDGVRVSSTDGLNPAAINTVEVLKGAAAVQQYGTDAVNGVIAIETRSKAQLRRLGVDQTEIKNMDLIRVGPGSIGPNALNLMIVKVARNGG, translated from the coding sequence ATGTTGATCGCCTGGATGCTCTACGCGCTTGCCGTGAGCGCGATCGTTGCCGGTGCGGCGATTGCGCTCGACCAGATCGCGGAAGTCTGGCGTGCGCGGCGCCGCTCGATCTGGCTTGCCGCGCTGATCGCGAGCGCCGCGCTCCCAACGTATGTCTTGCTCTTCCCGCGCACGGCACCGCACGCGGCGCCTGTGCGCGTCACCGCGCGCGGTGGCATCCAGCGCCAGGCATTCACGTTCGATGATCACGCCGCTCCGACGGTCACGCCGTGGACGACGAAGCTCCGTCGCGCGGCTGACGCTACGGTGAAATCACCAACGCTCAACCGGTATGCGGCCGCCGCGTGGCTGATGCTGACGCTCTGTCTCGTCGGCGGGTTTGGAGCCGGCGCGCTCAAGCTGCGCCGGTTGCGCGCCGGTTGGCGTGCGGTGCGCCTGGACGGGCGAGATGTGCTGATCAGCGACGACGTCGGCCCCGCGGTCGTCGGCATGGCACGCCCGCGCGTCGTGTTGCCATCGTGGGCGCTGACGCTCGACGATGATGCGCGCGAGCTCATGCTGGATCATGAAGCCGAGCATCTGCGGAGCGGCGATCCCGCGACGCTGTGCATGGCGGCGCTCATCGCCGCGGCGCTGCCGTGGAATCCGTTCGTGTGGTGGATCGTGCGGCGGCTGCGTCTCGCCCTGGAGATCGATTGCGACGCGCGCGTGCTCGCGCGCCACGCGCGTCCGCGCGAATACGGATTGTTGTTGCTCACGGTCGGCGCGCGCACGAACGGCGCGCTGCAATTCACCGCGTCGCTCGCCGAGCCGCGGCTGTTTCTCGAGAGGAGGATCATTGCCATGACGACGAATCGTCACGCGCGGCCGGTTGTCGCGTCGCTGCCATTTATTGGGATCGTGGTGTTGGCTGCTGCGGCCGCGGCACAAACGCCGCGGCCCGCGGCGCCGGCGCGCGTCGCGCAAACCGTTTCGGCCGCTTCCGCCACGCCGGCAACGCCTGCGGCTGCGACACCAGCGACTGGCGCATTACCCGCATCAACGTCGTCGCCGGTCGTCGCGCGTGTCGCGCCGATGTCACAGGCGATGCCCGCGATCGCCGCGACAGCGCCGAGCCTCGCGTTGGAGTCGCGAACCGTGACGCCGGCGATGCCCGTCGTCGTCGCGAGCGCCGAGAGTCCCATCACGCAACCGGCGCAGCCGATTGCGCCGGCGGCGGCCGCGATCCGTCACACGGTGTGGGAAATTCCGGTCGATACGCTGCGCGAGTGGATTCGGGTGCATCATCCGTCCGTGCTCACGGGCGACCCGTCGATCAACTACATCTACATCGTTGTCGACCTGCACGATCGTTTCATCGCGAGCCTGGCGGATTCGGTGTTTGGGCCGACGCCGATCGTCAGCGCGCCGACCACGGCTCGCGTTCAGACCGCGCGCGGTGACACGGTCATCGTGCGCCGGCCGTTCGAAGTGTCGCCGCCCAATGGAAATGAAAAGCCGATCTACATCATCGACGGCGTGCGCGTGAGCTCGACCGACGGACTGAATCCGGCAGCCATCAACACCGTCGAAGTCCTCAAGGGCGCCGCCGCGGTTCAGCAATACGGGACGGATGCCGTCAACGGCGTCATCGCCATCGAGACGCGCTCCAAAGCGCAACTCAGGCGACTCGGCGTGGATCAGACGGAGATCAAGAACATGGACCTCATTCGCGTCGGGCCCGGATCGATCGGTCCGAACGCGCTCAACCTCATGATCGTCAAGGTCGCGCGCAACGGCGGTTGA
- the sthA gene encoding Si-specific NAD(P)(+) transhydrogenase, translating to MHFDLVVIGAGPAGEKGAAQAAYFGKRVCIVERAPKPGGAAVNTGTIPSKALRETALYFSGLRQRGLYGIDFRVKKNITVADFMYRERAVIESQWKLIDENLERHGVTRVQGAARFVDPHTIEVTRHGTEPRRITGEVFLIATGSQPQQPDSGSVDGSVIVDSDSLLTLEQIPSSMIVVGGGVVGCEYACIFAALGVRVTIVTTRSRLLAHLDPEVCDALRRQITARLGVTVHTEVEVSSISSDGGRATVILADGTQIFADCALYSAGRIGASANLGLSEIGVRTNSRGFILVDEHYQTAQRGIFAAGDVIGFPALASTAMEQARVAICHAFNLKYKQAVANVVPYGVYTIPEIATVGATEDELRSRGIEYEIGRARYRGNARGMIVGDTDGFVKLAFRPENQQLLGASIVGENAGELIHVAMAVLANEGSIDFFIQSVFSYPSLCDAYKYAAYDGLQALAQRYGKQPGLRSSGEERVISI from the coding sequence ATGCATTTCGATCTCGTCGTGATCGGGGCCGGCCCAGCCGGTGAGAAAGGCGCCGCGCAGGCCGCGTACTTTGGCAAGCGCGTCTGCATCGTCGAGCGCGCGCCGAAGCCGGGCGGCGCCGCGGTAAACACCGGCACCATTCCATCGAAGGCGCTGCGCGAGACCGCACTGTACTTCTCCGGTCTCCGGCAACGCGGATTGTACGGCATCGATTTTCGAGTGAAGAAGAACATCACCGTCGCGGATTTCATGTATCGCGAGCGCGCGGTGATCGAGTCGCAGTGGAAGCTCATCGACGAAAACCTCGAACGCCACGGCGTCACTCGAGTGCAGGGTGCAGCGCGCTTCGTCGATCCGCATACGATCGAAGTCACACGCCATGGGACCGAGCCGCGGCGCATCACCGGCGAGGTGTTCCTCATCGCCACCGGCTCGCAGCCGCAGCAGCCGGACAGCGGATCCGTCGACGGCAGCGTGATCGTCGATAGCGACTCGCTCCTGACGCTCGAGCAGATCCCGTCGTCGATGATCGTCGTCGGCGGCGGCGTGGTCGGCTGCGAGTACGCCTGCATCTTCGCCGCGCTCGGCGTGCGCGTGACGATCGTCACGACGCGATCGCGCTTGCTGGCGCATCTCGATCCCGAGGTGTGCGACGCGCTTCGGCGGCAAATCACCGCGCGGCTCGGTGTCACCGTGCACACCGAGGTCGAGGTGTCGTCGATTTCGTCGGACGGTGGCCGCGCGACGGTCATACTCGCCGACGGAACGCAGATCTTCGCCGATTGCGCGTTGTACAGCGCCGGGCGCATCGGCGCGTCGGCGAACCTCGGGCTTTCGGAGATCGGCGTGCGCACGAATTCGCGCGGCTTCATTCTCGTCGACGAACACTATCAGACTGCGCAGCGCGGAATCTTCGCGGCGGGCGACGTGATCGGATTTCCCGCGCTGGCGTCGACCGCGATGGAGCAAGCGCGCGTCGCGATCTGCCATGCATTCAATCTCAAGTACAAGCAGGCCGTGGCGAACGTGGTGCCCTATGGCGTGTACACCATCCCCGAGATCGCGACCGTCGGTGCGACGGAAGACGAGCTGCGCTCGCGGGGCATCGAGTACGAGATCGGGCGCGCACGGTATCGCGGCAACGCGCGCGGCATGATCGTCGGCGACACCGACGGTTTCGTGAAGCTCGCGTTTCGCCCCGAGAATCAGCAGCTGCTCGGCGCGTCGATCGTCGGCGAGAACGCCGGCGAATTGATTCACGTCGCGATGGCCGTGCTGGCGAACGAGGGATCGATCGACTTCTTCATTCAGAGCGTCTTCAGCTATCCGTCGCTCTGCGACGCGTACAAGTACGCGGCCTACGACGGACTCCAGGCCCTGGCGCAGCGTTACGGCAAACAGCCAGGGCTGCGGTCGAGTGGAGAAGAGCGCGTCATCTCGATCTGA